The DNA window TTCATTTTCTATATTCATTATTGTCTTCTGATCTGTTATCTTTTCCTTAGCTCCCAGCTTGTACTGCTGAATATAACCTTCTGTAGTTATATTTACTGTATATTTTATTTTGTCTCCATCCATAGTTACATGATTCTTTGTATGTGAATTTGTGATTACATATGGTACTATAGCGTTCTCATGTACTATATTAATCACAGCAGTGCTTACTCTATTCATTAGGAACATGGCTGAAATATTTTCTGCATCTTCCAGCCATCCTACAAGCTTGAAATCCTTTACTATTCCAGATCCACCTACCTTTACCTCTCCCTTTCCAGGTATAGCTCTAGGAAAAAGTGCATTGCCGCTAAAATAAAGCTCCGTCAATATTTCCTCCAAAACCATATCGTTATATCTTGACGACCCTTGTTTTTTACCAATTATTTGATTTATAAGATAGCCTGTCTCAGGCTCAAATGGGTCTTCTATGTTGATTACTTCCTTTGCAGTACCTTTTACTACGAGAACATTAAGTTTTCTGCTGAGCTGATCATGCCTACCTAGATTGTCTAATATTTCCTTCATATACTCCCTATTTTTAGCTATTTCTTCTCCTAAAAGAACTACCTTTGTATGCCTAAATGTAAAATTTCTAGTGGTTCTAGTAGCCAATTCCTTAGTCGTCTCATAAGGATTGCTGCTTATACTTGCCATAACAATTCTAGGCTTATCACTTGTAGCATTTTTCCCTATTGCCCTTAAATCTGGTGCTACATAAGTAACCACAAATCTATTTTCCTTCGATATTTCATTTCCCTCTACTTCTCTTTCAACCTCGTCAGCTGCATTCTCTTCTGGATTATAGGTATCTATTCCTATTGTCGATATAAAAAAGTACTGATCTAACTCTATTAAATCCCAGCAACCAGTGAGTAAAATTGCCATGCATAATACAATAATTAGCTTACATGGTGTTTTCATTTCTCTTTGCTTCCCCTTTCTTTTTAAGTACTGCAATGATAAATAGCAGTGTGGGATAAATTATTGAAGCAAAAGTAGCAAAAATATAAGTAGATATTTGTCCATAATCATAGACTAATACCACATTTCTAGGAACAAGTGACATAAAGTAGATTATTGGCACAAGAGGTAAAGCAAAGTATTTATATTCTTCTGCCTTGCACATTTTTCCTATTAATATTGAGGCTGAAAATATAGCTGACATTAGGGTAGTAAAAGCTACTATTACCCAAATTGCCATGACTATACCATCTATGTTTTCTATAAAGGCACTAGGAAATTGTATGGCTTTTGTCAGAGACAATAGGGGCCAAAGCTGTTTTTCTAGTCCTTTCTCACCAAATCTTGCAAGGGTCAAAAAGAAGGATAATGAATATAATACCGTTATTACTCCAATTGCTCCAAGATTATATTTCATTGCTGACTTAGGATTTTTCGAATAATGCATATATATTAGTAAAAACTCCATTCCTCCAAAGGAAAAGAAAGTAAAAGGTATTGATTTAAGTATCTCCACAGGACTAGTTTTAAAAACAGGCAAAAGATTGCTGAAATCTAAATCTGGTATTAGCACAAAGCTGAAAACTAAAAGTGAAACTACTATAAAAGGTATTACTACAACTGAAAACCTTCCCATTGCTTCTACACCACTTCTGACTGTATAGACTGCTGTTAAAAGGACTGTCACTATGATTACTTCTATAGGAGTAGAAAATAGCAGGAACATCTTTATTACTTCACCAAATATTCTTGCGACAATGGAACCCTGCTCTACCATATGTATGACCATAATTGCTAAGGTTATATATGTAAGTGGCTTTCCTATAAGCAGACTACTTATTTCCATTATATTTTTTCCTTCATACATAATCATTAGCTTTGTCATCATAGCTACTGGTATAGCTACTATTACTCCAGTTATCACCAATGAAATCCACCCGGAAGTTCCAAGCCTTTCTGCTAAGGTACCTGGCAAAGACAGCACTCCTACTCCAATTATTGTATGAAGCATAAGCACAGCAGCTTGAAAATTAGATATCCTTTTATTTTCTCCTATCATTTTTATCATCTCCATTATCCTTATGCTCTTTGTATATGAGCCTATCTTCGTCTATTAAATTAGACAATTTTTGCCTTTCTCTCATTTTAATTAAGGGTACTTTTATAAATGTGTCCTTTAAGTCCGATATTGTTCTTCCCAATGTTGCAAAAGGAGCCATATAAGGTATTTCAAAGCTAGTTAATTTTACTAAATGAGTGATTATCATAATCAATGCCAACATTATCCCATATAAACCAAGAACTGATGCAAATGCCATTACTATAAATCTCAATATTCTAAAGGATGAAGCGAATCCAAAATTCGGTATCATAAAGGAGGCTATTGCTGTAACCGCTACTACTATGACCATAAGAGGGCTGACTATTCCTGCTTCTACAGCTGCTTGACCTATGACAAGACCTCCTACAATACTTATAGTAGTACCTATAGGACCTGACATACGTGAGCCTGCTTCCCTTAAGAGTTCTATGGTTATCTCCATCATAAATGCCTCTATAAAGGCTGGAAATGGCACATTTATTCTGCTTGCTCCTATATAGAGTGCAAGCCTTGTAGGCAATAGACCAGGATGGTAAGAAACTACGGCTATATACAATGCAGGACCTAATAATGACACAAATACTGCAAAATATCTAACTAATCTTGACAATGATATTATTGGCCATCTCTGATAATAATCTTCTGCTGCTTGTAAAAATGTCATTACTGTAGCAGGAGCTAATAGACAAAATGGTGTATTATCTACAACAATGGCTATACGGCCCTGATAGAGTGCAGCAGCAACTGCATCAGGTTTTTCTGTGCTTTCTAGCTGCGGGAATGGAGAATAATGGCTATCCTCAATGAGTTGTTCTACATATGAGCTTTCTAATACGGCATCTATTTTAATACTTTCTATTCTCTTTATTATTTCTTTCACTAGATTAGGATTCGCTATGTCTTCTATATATAATACTGCTATATCTGTCTTTGATCTTTCTCCTGCCTGCATATTTTTTACTTTAAATTTAGTATCCCTTATTCTTTTTCTTATGAGTCCTGTGTTAAATTTTAGAGTCTCTACAAAGCCGTCCCTGGGGCCCCTAACTACGGTCTCCGACTCGGCCTCATTTATCCCTCTAGTAGGATATCCTCTTGAACCTATAATGATTATTTTTTCGTATCCATTTATTATTACAGCAGTATCTCCTACTAGGATGCTATCTATTGCTTCTGTGAGATTATCTATTTCCTTTAGCTCTGTAGTTGCTATGGCTCCATCCATTGATAATCTAAATAGACCATCCCTAACATCTTCAGGAGCCTTACCTCTTCCTTCTAGCATTAGGGGCCTTAATACATGCTGATTTACAAAATCCTTGTCTGCTATTCCATCAATCTGTATTACAGCAAATTCGTGTATTTGCTCCGCGCCTACCTTAAAGTTTCTAAAAAGCACATCATCACAATCCTTGAAAACTTCCTTGAGCTTTTTCATATTTTCTTCTAAATTTTTTGATGAGGGCATCTTTTTTTTCACGGTATTTTTCTCCTCTTGCTGTTTTTTAAAGAATCTATCTAAAAAACCCATATATGCCTCCTTAAATGATTCTACCTATTAGGTAGAGTACTGGCCCTGCTATTATGTATACTATACCTATTGCCTTTGCTAGCTTTGCATCTCTTTTCTTTCCTGAACTCTGTAATTCTCTTCTATCCATTAATAAAATAAATATGCCAACTGCAATAACGAAAAATGGCAGAAAGCTTTTTAGTAATGGCTTGATGCTATAAACAAGAACATATCTAAAAGTCATTTTTCAATCAGCTCCCTAAGTAAATGAATTACTTAGTATAATATTTGCCAGCAAAGTACATTTTATGCAAAAAAGCACAGAGTGCATTTTCTAAATGTACTCTGTGCTTTTTACTCAAGCTATGGATATTATATTGAACGTGGAGAATATCTATCTGTCTTATAATCAAATTTCAGTTTTATATTTTTGTAAATATTTTTCTGCCATATGAATATGTTCTGGTTTGTCTACGTCATTTCCTATTTCTGCATAGTCTGATATTATGGCCTTTCCTCTTATATTGAGAAGCCTGGATACTCTGTTTTCTACCTCTTCTATGGCAAGTCTTCCTGCTGCCAGCTTTATTAAGAATGGCAAGCCTAATACTCTGCTCATTTTTGCAGGACTTTTTCTATAGCTTATCATTTGTTCTGCTATGTCTATGCAGCTATTAAGTATAGCTGGATTTAGCATAAATAAATTTCCGCCTGTAAATTGACCTTCCTTTAGAGTCGCATAGGTTCTTTCAGACTCTGGATATGCAAGCTGACATGTAGTCCTGTTTATTATGGGATAACATATATCTGCTTTGACTTCTAAAGACCTTTTTATAAAGTCTTCCACTGCTTCTCCTGTTAAAAGCGGTATATCGCAGGTAGATATGAGAAGCATAGAGTCTTCCTGAAAGTGCTTTACTCCAGCTACTATGTTGTCCAACATGCTACCAGTATGGTCTATTATAGCATCTACTTTTGCCTCCAAACTGGCAAGCTGGTTTTTATCACCTACTATGACTACCTTATGTATGCTATTAGATGCCTTCAGTGCATCTATAACATACATAACCATGGGCTTGCCTTGTAGTTCAATAAGAGCTTTGCTGTTCTTTGATTCTAGCTGATCCCTTTCGTTTCCTGCAAGAATTATACAATTTATCATATACTTCATTCCTCATATTTTCTCATATATTATCTATTTTGAAATTATCTTTTACACGAGATACTATAAACTTTTCAATATTTTCTATATGCTTCTGTGCATATTCATTTGCTTTTTCAGAATTTCTGCTTTCTATTGCATCTAAAACATTTTGATGTTCTTTTACAAGATATGTGGTCATATTGTATTCAGTAAAATAAGTTACTCGAAATCTTTGTACCTGTTCTCTTAAGCTTTCTATAATGGATGTTAGCTTTTTATTTTTTGCAGCCTGTAGTATGACCTCGTGAAATTCTGTATCCTTGTTTATCATTCCTTGAACATCACTTTTCTCTATACATTCCTTAAATTGAGTGGATTTTTCCCTTAATAGCTGTATCTCTTCTTCACTGGCTCTAATGGCTGCAAGGGATGCAGCTAACCCTTCTAGAGAAGATCTGACTTCTAATACATCTACCACGTCTTTTAATGAAACATCTGCTACATATGCTCCTTTTCTAGGCTCCATTATCAATAATCCCTCAAGCTCAAGCTTTCTTATAGCTTCTCTCACTGGAGTTCTACTGACGCCAAGCTTCTCTGCCAATTGTATTTCCATGACTCTTTCTCCAGGCTTCAGTCTTCCGTCTAATATAGCTTCTCTTATAGATTCAAAGACTATTTCCCTAAGTGGCTTATAGTCATGTAGGTCTAGTTTATCTAAGTCAATATCCATCTGTAATCCTCCTTAAACAGTCTTTGTTGATAAAACTGTTTTTATACTGTGTTTTAAATTTTTTTCACATTTAGTCATATCTACTGGATCTTTAAATATACCAAAAATAGTTGGTCCACTACCACTCATAAGGCTTCCTAAAGCCCCATGCATTATCATCTGATCTTTTATTTTACTTAGAACAGGATTTTCTTTGATTGTTACTGTTTCTAGGACATTTTTCATTTCTTTAGCTACAAGCTCTGTATCTCCATATTCTATGTGTTTCAGCATGGCCTGAGTCTGAGGCCTATCTGCTATTTTATCTAGATTAAGATTATTGTATACATAGGCAGTTGAAATATTTATTCCTGGATTTGCTATTAATATAAGTCTGTCAGAAAAGCTATTAAGCTTAGTAAGCTTTTCACCTACGCCTTTGGCCAGTGCTGTTCCACCCATGATACAATAGGGTACGTCTGCACCAATCTTTAGCCCTATATCCATTAGCTGCTCCTCGTTAAGATTTAATTTCCATAAAGTATTAAGTCCCTTTAAAACTGCTGCAGCATCTGTACTTCCACCTGCAAGACCTCCCGCTATTGGTATATTCTTCTCTATATATATATGAATTCCTTTATTTATATTAAATCTTTTTGCTATTATAGCATAAGCTTTATATACCAGATTAGAAGTGTCTAAGGGTATCTCTCTTGAATTTGATTCTAAAGTGAATCCCAGGTCTCTCTCTTCTATAGTAATGATATCCTTTAAGGACAATTGCTGCATTATCATCTCAAGCTCGTGATAGCCGTCTTCTCTCCTTTTAAGGACGTCTAATGATAAATTTATTTTTGCATGAGCATCTATTTTTATTTTTTTCATGGTGTTCTCCTGTTCTATTCCTCTTGCATTACCATGATTTAAATGAGATATTAAGCGAACATTTGCAGAACGCAACTACAATTTTTAGCGAAATAAGCTTTAGTATTGTTTGCATTCGAAACCATAAGCCTATATTTCATTCAAATCCTTCTTTATATTATAGTATAATATATTCTTTATACAAAATACATAAAAAAATAGCCTTGAGATTTCCTCTAGGCTATTTTTGATTAAGCCACTGCATAAGTGACTAGCACAGAATCAAAGATTCTGGCTATCTACTTATAGCTCAAAGTTCACATTCTTTTCAATTATTATCTTTTCTCCGGGCATTATATTTTCAGGAGAAACTATATCGTTGGTTTTTATGATTTCTTCTACTGTTGTATTATATCTCTTAGCTATATCCCATATTGTATCATCTTTTTGCACAATGTATATTGTAATACTAGGTCTAGAAACTCTATCTATGGTTTCCTCTGTTTCTATTGCTTCTGTAACAATGTTTATCTTCTTTATTCTATTTACAGCTACACAGTTGTTTACAGTTGCTTCTAGTTCCACTTCATGACTGTTTATTTTCTTGTAGCTTATATCTTCTAAAATGTTTTCAACTTCTAAATCCAACTCATCCTCTACTTGCTCTATATCTACATAAGTTTTAAATGGTATCTCATGCCTAGCATCCTTTATCTCATCATTTTCTTCTATTTGATATAGCATATCTACTTCTAATAATCCTTCTATAATCACTTTGCCTTCCATTATCTTATAATCAGTAATTAATGATCTGCCATTTATGCTATAGATGCTTTTGATAATTTCTTTGCCAACTTCTAGAACTCCTTTAATCATTTCCTTTGAAGTGCGCTGTCCTATGCTTTCTGACACTACTACCTCTTGTTTTTTGATGTCAAATATCTTGCTAGTAGAGTAAGTGTCAACTGCCACTTCTTTTTCTACCTGCCTATATACCTTTGCGTTAATCTTTACTGTAGATTCAATATCTAATATTCTTAGAACTCCATTTATGTCTTCTTTTATTTCAAAATTCGTATCATATGAGCTAAGCTTTAATCCACAGTCCATGTCTTTTTCAGCACCAGGCAGCTCTACAAAATGTGTAAATGGTATTTCATGATTAATATAATTTACTTTATTCTCCTCATCATCGCCAAAATACATAATTGAGCATGCTACTACACCTGCTACTATAACTTTATCATCTACAACCTTTGTCTCTTTTTCATGTACCTTCGTATCAATCCTAAGAACATCTATAATATCTGGCATCTCTTGTTCTAATTCGAATGCTTCTTTTACTAATGTAGATGAGGTGTTTACACCCATTACATCATTGTATTTTATGTTTTCTTTCAAAACCTGTATTCCATCCGATCCTTTTATATCTTTAATTATATCTATGGTATTATCATAAGTTGCTTTTCCTGTTATGGAGATTACACTTCTTACTGATATAGACGTGTCTCCATCTTGATCATAGTCTATGTGTTCAACATTAGCCTTTATATCCGTTACTGTACCTTCAGCTACTCCTTCTATCTCTATTTCTTCTTTAAAGTCCGTTCTTGCATTTAAATTATGTACCGACTGCAGCTCATCATCTGTACTATATAGGACATTAAAGTTTACGATCCCATTAACTGTGATTTTCCCTTTTGCAGTTTTTGTGCCTGTTACCTCTACATCCCCATCTATTTTTAGTACCTTTTTAATTCTCGGCTTGGTATCTGGCACTTTTATTTCTCCCTCAACTAGTGCTTGTATCTCATCTTTCCCTATTACTTGGTCTATCTTAAGTAAATCCTTGATTAGTTCAACTGCCATGCAATTCCTCCTCCCTTTATCTGAGACTTTAAGTTATCTTAAAATATCACACTAATATATTCCTATGCAAAATAATATGTTATAATGTCCCAAAAAATTACTAATTAAATTAATAAAAAGTTTTATTTATCTAATTCTATGTCTACAGGAAGAGGATTAGAATTTTAAATTAGAAAAGCATGAACAAAATTTGACTGTCCATGCTTTTCTAATTTCAGTAAATCTATTCTAACATTTTATTGACATAAGTAGGCAATGCAAATGAACCTAAATGAACATTCGTATTATAATACTTCGTTTCTAGCCCTATTTGCTCCCATCTCTCTCCATCAAAACCATGAGTTGGATGAAAGGCCTTAGATGAAAACCCTAGAATCCAATGTCCAGATGCATATGTGGGAAGATGGCACTGAAAAACTTCTACTATTGGAAATACATTTTTAAGCTTTTTAGTAGCTTTTATCATCTGCTCTGCTGTATCTGCATAATATGGGCTTTCATTTTGATTTATTAATATACCCTTTTCTGTAAGTATTTTATAGCAGTCTCTATAGAATTTAGTAGTAAATAAACCTTCCCCAGGCCCTATAGGATCAGTTGAGTCTACTATTA is part of the Proteiniborus sp. MB09-C3 genome and encodes:
- a CDS encoding Ger(x)C family spore germination protein translates to MKTPCKLIIVLCMAILLTGCWDLIELDQYFFISTIGIDTYNPEENAADEVEREVEGNEISKENRFVVTYVAPDLRAIGKNATSDKPRIVMASISSNPYETTKELATRTTRNFTFRHTKVVLLGEEIAKNREYMKEILDNLGRHDQLSRKLNVLVVKGTAKEVINIEDPFEPETGYLINQIIGKKQGSSRYNDMVLEEILTELYFSGNALFPRAIPGKGEVKVGGSGIVKDFKLVGWLEDAENISAMFLMNRVSTAVINIVHENAIVPYVITNSHTKNHVTMDGDKIKYTVNITTEGYIQQYKLGAKEKITDQKTIMNIENELEDTLSKQIRATFNKLQKEFKVDALGLGRNISKYNPKLWDDIKDDWEDIFPDIEFEINVDARLRRIGMTK
- a CDS encoding endospore germination permease, whose translation is MIGENKRISNFQAAVLMLHTIIGVGVLSLPGTLAERLGTSGWISLVITGVIVAIPVAMMTKLMIMYEGKNIMEISSLLIGKPLTYITLAIMVIHMVEQGSIVARIFGEVIKMFLLFSTPIEVIIVTVLLTAVYTVRSGVEAMGRFSVVVIPFIVVSLLVFSFVLIPDLDFSNLLPVFKTSPVEILKSIPFTFFSFGGMEFLLIYMHYSKNPKSAMKYNLGAIGVITVLYSLSFFLTLARFGEKGLEKQLWPLLSLTKAIQFPSAFIENIDGIVMAIWVIVAFTTLMSAIFSASILIGKMCKAEEYKYFALPLVPIIYFMSLVPRNVVLVYDYGQISTYIFATFASIIYPTLLFIIAVLKKKGEAKRNENTM
- a CDS encoding spore germination protein, coding for MGFLDRFFKKQQEEKNTVKKKMPSSKNLEENMKKLKEVFKDCDDVLFRNFKVGAEQIHEFAVIQIDGIADKDFVNQHVLRPLMLEGRGKAPEDVRDGLFRLSMDGAIATTELKEIDNLTEAIDSILVGDTAVIINGYEKIIIIGSRGYPTRGINEAESETVVRGPRDGFVETLKFNTGLIRKRIRDTKFKVKNMQAGERSKTDIAVLYIEDIANPNLVKEIIKRIESIKIDAVLESSYVEQLIEDSHYSPFPQLESTEKPDAVAAALYQGRIAIVVDNTPFCLLAPATVMTFLQAAEDYYQRWPIISLSRLVRYFAVFVSLLGPALYIAVVSYHPGLLPTRLALYIGASRINVPFPAFIEAFMMEITIELLREAGSRMSGPIGTTISIVGGLVIGQAAVEAGIVSPLMVIVVAVTAIASFMIPNFGFASSFRILRFIVMAFASVLGLYGIMLALIMIITHLVKLTSFEIPYMAPFATLGRTISDLKDTFIKVPLIKMRERQKLSNLIDEDRLIYKEHKDNGDDKNDRRK
- a CDS encoding CLC_0170 family protein, encoding MTFRYVLVYSIKPLLKSFLPFFVIAVGIFILLMDRRELQSSGKKRDAKLAKAIGIVYIIAGPVLYLIGRII
- a CDS encoding nucleotidyltransferase family protein, coding for MINCIILAGNERDQLESKNSKALIELQGKPMVMYVIDALKASNSIHKVVIVGDKNQLASLEAKVDAIIDHTGSMLDNIVAGVKHFQEDSMLLISTCDIPLLTGEAVEDFIKRSLEVKADICYPIINRTTCQLAYPESERTYATLKEGQFTGGNLFMLNPAILNSCIDIAEQMISYRKSPAKMSRVLGLPFLIKLAAGRLAIEEVENRVSRLLNIRGKAIISDYAEIGNDVDKPEHIHMAEKYLQKYKTEI
- a CDS encoding GntR family transcriptional regulator, which encodes MDIDLDKLDLHDYKPLREIVFESIREAILDGRLKPGERVMEIQLAEKLGVSRTPVREAIRKLELEGLLIMEPRKGAYVADVSLKDVVDVLEVRSSLEGLAASLAAIRASEEEIQLLREKSTQFKECIEKSDVQGMINKDTEFHEVILQAAKNKKLTSIIESLREQVQRFRVTYFTEYNMTTYLVKEHQNVLDAIESRNSEKANEYAQKHIENIEKFIVSRVKDNFKIDNI
- the ispE gene encoding 4-(cytidine 5'-diphospho)-2-C-methyl-D-erythritol kinase: MKKIKIDAHAKINLSLDVLKRREDGYHELEMIMQQLSLKDIITIEERDLGFTLESNSREIPLDTSNLVYKAYAIIAKRFNINKGIHIYIEKNIPIAGGLAGGSTDAAAVLKGLNTLWKLNLNEEQLMDIGLKIGADVPYCIMGGTALAKGVGEKLTKLNSFSDRLILIANPGINISTAYVYNNLNLDKIADRPQTQAMLKHIEYGDTELVAKEMKNVLETVTIKENPVLSKIKDQMIMHGALGSLMSGSGPTIFGIFKDPVDMTKCEKNLKHSIKTVLSTKTV
- a CDS encoding SPOCS domain-containing protein; the protein is MAVELIKDLLKIDQVIGKDEIQALVEGEIKVPDTKPRIKKVLKIDGDVEVTGTKTAKGKITVNGIVNFNVLYSTDDELQSVHNLNARTDFKEEIEIEGVAEGTVTDIKANVEHIDYDQDGDTSISVRSVISITGKATYDNTIDIIKDIKGSDGIQVLKENIKYNDVMGVNTSSTLVKEAFELEQEMPDIIDVLRIDTKVHEKETKVVDDKVIVAGVVACSIMYFGDDEENKVNYINHEIPFTHFVELPGAEKDMDCGLKLSSYDTNFEIKEDINGVLRILDIESTVKINAKVYRQVEKEVAVDTYSTSKIFDIKKQEVVVSESIGQRTSKEMIKGVLEVGKEIIKSIYSINGRSLITDYKIMEGKVIIEGLLEVDMLYQIEENDEIKDARHEIPFKTYVDIEQVEDELDLEVENILEDISYKKINSHEVELEATVNNCVAVNRIKKINIVTEAIETEETIDRVSRPSITIYIVQKDDTIWDIAKRYNTTVEEIIKTNDIVSPENIMPGEKIIIEKNVNFEL